In Synechococcus sp. RS9909, one genomic interval encodes:
- a CDS encoding SOS response-associated peptidase: MCGRFALSSEVNGLPAPLRERLDGEHRRHYAPRDLIRPGEPLLALRRDEGHTEASLMLWGLIPSWSKDPSTGPRPFNARAETVAEKASFSGAWRHRRCLIPATSFFEKGHRIVRDDGEPIWIAGLWERWLGADGSEVDTCTVLTTEANALIRPLHDRMPVLIPAGLEEAWMAPSDGAELRALEPLLSGWAPDGWQARPLTPSRASAEAAVQGSLF; encoded by the coding sequence ATGTGCGGTCGCTTTGCCTTGAGCAGCGAGGTCAACGGTTTGCCGGCGCCGCTGCGGGAGCGGTTGGATGGGGAGCACCGGCGTCATTACGCCCCCAGGGATCTGATCCGTCCCGGTGAACCGCTGCTGGCCCTGCGGCGCGACGAGGGCCACACCGAGGCGTCCCTCATGCTCTGGGGGCTGATTCCCTCCTGGAGCAAGGATCCCTCCACCGGCCCCAGGCCCTTCAATGCCCGCGCGGAAACCGTGGCGGAGAAGGCCAGTTTCAGTGGCGCCTGGCGACACCGGCGCTGCCTGATTCCGGCCACCTCCTTTTTCGAGAAGGGCCATCGGATTGTCCGGGACGATGGTGAGCCCATCTGGATCGCCGGCCTCTGGGAGCGCTGGCTCGGGGCCGATGGCAGTGAGGTGGACACCTGCACCGTGCTCACCACCGAGGCCAATGCCCTGATCAGGCCCCTCCACGACCGGATGCCGGTGCTCATTCCCGCAGGCCTGGAGGAGGCCTGGATGGCGCCCAGTGACGGTGCGGAGTTGCGCGCTCTCGAGCCTTTGCTGAGTGGTTGGGCCCCGGACGGCTGGCAGGCCCGGCCGCTGACACCGTCGCGCGCTTCAGCGGAGGCGGCGGTGCAGGGCTCACTGTTCTGA
- a CDS encoding GNAT family N-acetyltransferase — protein sequence MSTLQIRPLQPNQVDRLTDWARREGFAPGLGDVEIYRHTDRQGLWIGWLGSEPVGCIAGVKYNLAYGFIGLYIVVPEHRGRGYGRQLWQHALDHLADLPCVGLEAAINRIEDYAGWGFRSASPTSRWQRISQQMSQQISGEAAALVGPALPEGMRLLEGGAIPQAAVQLYDAQREPSPRPHFLADWLAHRAGTVKALIDGEGRCHGFGRIRPCLLPRGEGWRIGPLLADTPALAALLIQELLSQHPGVVLIDSPGANPGAGPLLADLGFERVGGTLRMYRGPCPAVSLDDVFGLACLELG from the coding sequence ATGTCAACGTTGCAGATCCGGCCCCTCCAGCCCAATCAGGTGGATCGGCTCACGGATTGGGCCCGGCGTGAGGGTTTCGCGCCAGGCCTGGGCGATGTGGAGATCTACCGCCATACCGACCGTCAGGGGCTCTGGATCGGTTGGCTGGGCAGCGAGCCGGTTGGCTGCATCGCTGGCGTCAAGTACAACCTCGCGTACGGCTTCATCGGGTTGTACATCGTGGTGCCTGAGCACCGGGGGCGGGGGTATGGGCGACAGCTCTGGCAGCACGCCCTCGACCATCTCGCCGATCTCCCCTGCGTGGGTCTGGAAGCCGCGATCAACCGGATTGAGGATTACGCCGGCTGGGGGTTCCGTTCGGCCTCACCCACCAGTCGCTGGCAGCGGATCAGTCAGCAGATGAGTCAGCAGATCAGTGGCGAGGCTGCTGCGCTTGTGGGCCCTGCCCTGCCGGAAGGGATGCGCCTGCTGGAGGGAGGGGCGATTCCCCAGGCCGCAGTGCAGCTCTACGACGCTCAACGGGAACCGAGTCCGCGCCCTCACTTTCTCGCTGATTGGCTCGCCCATCGCGCCGGCACCGTCAAGGCCCTGATCGATGGCGAGGGTCGCTGCCATGGCTTCGGCCGCATCCGCCCCTGCCTGTTGCCGCGGGGGGAGGGGTGGCGCATCGGGCCGCTCCTCGCTGACACGCCTGCCTTGGCGGCATTGCTGATCCAAGAGCTACTGAGCCAGCATCCGGGGGTGGTGCTGATCGATTCGCCCGGAGCCAACCCCGGCGCTGGGCCGCTGCTGGCTGATCTGGGTTTTGAGCGGGTGGGCGGAACCCTGCGGATGTATCGCGGCCCCTGTCCTGCGGTTTCCTTGGATGACGTGTTTGGTCTGGCCTGCCTGGAGCTCGGTTGA
- a CDS encoding chlorophyll a/b-binding protein: MPPDPYLYEPLESFGESLSSRKPWNTSALIAVERLNGRVAMLGFVAALIGEWISGVGPAGQVMALLRWYLSLG, encoded by the coding sequence ATGCCTCCTGATCCTTACCTCTACGAGCCGCTGGAGAGCTTCGGGGAGAGCCTCAGCTCCCGGAAGCCATGGAACACCTCCGCCCTGATCGCAGTTGAGCGACTCAATGGACGTGTCGCCATGCTCGGCTTCGTCGCCGCCCTGATCGGTGAATGGATCAGCGGAGTGGGGCCGGCCGGTCAGGTGATGGCACTGCTGCGCTGGTATCTCAGCCTCGGGTGA
- a CDS encoding pyridoxamine 5'-phosphate oxidase family protein: MQQLEMADGALGALPPWRPLLRAARQREGRAPGAGWLQLATVSAEGCPRVRTLVFRGWSAQGELELLTDTRSEKPNDLRHQPRVELCWLFRKTREQFRLRGLARVIDGEQDHEALEHHWQRLTPRGRAVWDWPQPGGPFKTEGPWPEQIPDGVPQPDVFALIRVQLERVEQLDLKPHPHRRRCWLRDQGWPEQHLNP, from the coding sequence ATGCAGCAGCTTGAGATGGCCGACGGGGCGCTTGGGGCATTACCTCCCTGGCGCCCCCTCCTGCGTGCCGCTCGGCAACGGGAGGGTCGCGCCCCTGGGGCTGGTTGGCTGCAACTGGCCACGGTGTCCGCGGAGGGCTGTCCTCGGGTGAGGACGTTGGTGTTTCGCGGCTGGAGTGCCCAAGGGGAGCTGGAGTTGCTCACCGATACGCGCAGTGAGAAGCCCAACGACCTTCGGCATCAGCCCAGGGTGGAACTGTGCTGGCTGTTTCGCAAAACCCGCGAGCAATTTCGTCTGCGCGGCCTCGCCCGGGTCATCGATGGCGAGCAGGATCACGAGGCCCTTGAGCATCACTGGCAGCGGCTCACGCCTCGGGGGCGTGCAGTCTGGGACTGGCCCCAGCCAGGAGGCCCCTTCAAGACGGAGGGCCCCTGGCCTGAGCAGATCCCTGATGGTGTCCCCCAGCCGGACGTGTTTGCTTTGATCAGAGTGCAACTGGAGCGGGTGGAGCAGCTCGATCTCAAACCCCACCCCCATCGCCGTCGCTGCTGGTTGCGGGATCAGGGTTGGCCGGAACAGCACCTCAACCCTTGA
- a CDS encoding peroxiredoxin-like family protein, protein MIDLQPLLSRLAAVPGMEAGAPRLVLLLSQLGDFDSLEYAQALVPVLPQLDRVGIQVLAIAIGDGAGADRFCAFTGFPRERLQVEADASLHRALGCSPGLQLPGGPWPALFLMCAGIGSPGTLAEVVRGYTGDRRAPQCFDDEAVVETGVLPAFPAALFRRAGGHGFQRPFELATVRLRNMNEVLRRWRTYVPDDRFITQRGGTFLLAADDSPLYVHRDRGILGFSATMHRPLAFLDPWLQADAAA, encoded by the coding sequence ATGATCGATCTGCAGCCGTTGTTGTCGCGCCTGGCAGCGGTTCCTGGCATGGAAGCTGGGGCACCCCGACTCGTGCTCCTGCTCAGCCAGCTTGGGGACTTTGATTCTCTCGAATACGCCCAGGCGCTGGTGCCGGTTCTGCCTCAGCTTGACCGGGTCGGCATCCAGGTTCTGGCGATCGCCATTGGAGACGGCGCCGGCGCCGATCGCTTCTGCGCTTTCACAGGCTTCCCCCGCGAACGACTTCAGGTTGAGGCGGATGCCTCCCTGCATCGTGCCCTGGGATGCTCTCCCGGCCTGCAGCTGCCGGGAGGCCCTTGGCCTGCTTTGTTCCTGATGTGCGCGGGCATCGGTTCGCCCGGAACGCTGGCTGAGGTGGTGCGTGGTTACACCGGGGATCGCAGAGCACCGCAGTGCTTCGATGACGAGGCGGTGGTTGAAACCGGGGTGTTGCCAGCGTTTCCTGCAGCTCTCTTTCGACGTGCTGGCGGCCATGGCTTTCAGCGTCCGTTCGAATTGGCCACTGTGCGTTTGCGCAACATGAACGAGGTGTTGCGTCGCTGGCGCACCTATGTGCCCGATGACCGTTTCATCACTCAACGGGGTGGAACGTTTCTGTTGGCTGCCGATGACTCCCCGCTTTACGTCCACCGGGATAGGGGGATCCTCGGCTTCTCGGCCACCATGCATCGGCCCCTGGCGTTCCTTGATCCCTGGTTGCAGGCTGATGCAGCAGCTTGA
- a CDS encoding Nif11 family protein: MSMKQLETFLAKAQSNDTIRREVESCGTDNTCVAKVALRHGHRFSPANLTRWQREHQ; this comes from the coding sequence ATGTCGATGAAACAACTGGAGACCTTCCTCGCCAAGGCTCAAAGCAACGACACGATCCGTCGTGAAGTGGAGAGCTGCGGCACCGACAACACCTGTGTTGCCAAGGTTGCGCTCCGTCACGGTCACAGGTTTTCTCCAGCGAATCTGACCCGCTGGCAGCGAGAGCACCAGTGA
- a CDS encoding DUF1214 domain-containing protein produces MSTIAWPEDYVTSDGSGLNTTALLSDFKSSTGLGDLTENERKIFDATLEATIWSYPLNETHRLFSLNTISEAPRNRLFKPDYITSWLNKNSTPAPDASVYYMTAWLDLNRIDGRDHGEQVLQLPANPDGLYYILAVLDSYINTNGSLGPRTAAEINSTSPQYILLAGPDSPHYKGSHTTVTIAGSKLNILRIDTPRAWITARFATNTLDAEAMAATRAFINGSRSEPGSGFQITTLKDFKSTGTVPHRRPKHEPNEGIRVEVARDLYGSTPQRAEHYFKQVSEALTLNPIPDTRTNSFQPPAYQVWIHNQNSVQDQQKNPNTIYQPPSALSSRRKNDLNERFAAIGLNLEEGFQQPANWTTQERQIFQESYRFALNFLQKATDDASKGIPLLHHGWHITNNHIGVYPNTWKSWLVRAGAAVEGGAANIPNDAVYPTTQRDSDGLQLTSTYNYRITLPATANQQSIAAYAPAQGFWSFTIYQPNPGNAYQPFLIENAIQNTAYTPIDETATLTADGRIKTSKPPNWNDSTALGTALLTGKEKPSIEGMEKDTIYYVYSAEEVGNSILLKLASDYQPTYSNGIPVGGEGSPTQPVSLKGSAGSTLSFGWINPVAQLGSSQLPGETNATTTLATESDGSINLLLSNLAPDTNRQNWLPTPLVTNAGSGHPRKAHEFEVMARYYWPTEGDPSILDKKHSPGFYKPPAIERLGLNRIKTWDLLSQSARQLALQSDANFDSINPLNSTSPFNDEVVGALLDLRFLPDSLEGRKTTVNYSYSRNADYTNQLFFYAIDDVTGSINGLPPSDSEYLNEAWSRRLQPDAPIVADFDSTSKGSIQLTAGQLFAPIINNGKGQMLTAFDSANARDYRHFDLLSGSSFAFEDLLNGGNEHDRNDGIFTITSIDLSAP; encoded by the coding sequence ATGAGCACCATTGCGTGGCCTGAGGATTATGTCACTTCCGATGGCAGCGGCCTCAATACAACAGCACTATTGAGTGATTTCAAGAGCAGCACAGGCCTCGGAGATCTCACAGAGAATGAGAGAAAGATATTCGATGCGACCCTGGAGGCCACGATCTGGTCCTATCCGCTGAATGAGACCCATAGATTATTTTCACTTAATACGATCAGCGAGGCACCCAGAAACAGATTATTTAAACCAGACTATATAACCAGCTGGTTGAACAAAAACTCGACACCGGCACCTGATGCGTCTGTGTACTACATGACTGCATGGCTGGATCTCAACCGGATCGACGGCCGGGACCATGGGGAACAGGTTCTGCAACTTCCAGCCAACCCTGATGGGCTCTATTACATTCTCGCCGTTCTCGATAGCTACATCAACACGAATGGATCTCTTGGCCCCAGGACCGCTGCAGAGATCAATAGCACATCTCCCCAATACATCCTCCTGGCTGGCCCTGACAGCCCTCACTACAAGGGCAGTCACACGACAGTGACGATCGCGGGTAGCAAACTCAACATTCTCCGCATCGACACCCCACGAGCCTGGATCACAGCGCGCTTCGCCACGAACACGCTGGATGCAGAAGCCATGGCGGCAACCCGTGCCTTCATCAACGGATCAAGGTCTGAACCAGGTAGCGGCTTCCAGATCACCACATTAAAGGATTTCAAATCCACAGGAACAGTCCCGCACCGAAGACCAAAACACGAACCCAATGAAGGAATCCGAGTTGAAGTTGCACGCGATCTATACGGGAGCACTCCACAACGGGCCGAACATTACTTCAAACAAGTATCGGAAGCCCTCACGCTTAATCCCATTCCAGATACCCGCACCAATTCCTTTCAACCTCCTGCTTACCAGGTCTGGATCCACAATCAAAACAGTGTTCAGGACCAACAGAAAAACCCCAACACCATCTACCAACCCCCTTCCGCACTCTCTTCTCGTCGAAAAAACGATCTCAATGAGCGCTTTGCAGCCATCGGCCTCAATCTAGAAGAGGGCTTTCAGCAGCCTGCCAACTGGACAACACAAGAGCGCCAGATCTTTCAAGAGTCCTATCGTTTTGCCCTAAATTTTCTCCAAAAAGCTACCGACGACGCTTCCAAGGGCATTCCACTCCTACACCACGGGTGGCACATCACGAACAACCACATCGGGGTCTATCCCAATACCTGGAAATCGTGGCTAGTCCGCGCCGGGGCCGCCGTGGAAGGGGGAGCGGCCAATATCCCCAATGACGCTGTTTACCCCACGACGCAGCGCGATAGCGACGGACTTCAGCTCACGAGTACTTACAACTACCGAATCACCCTCCCTGCCACAGCCAATCAACAGTCCATCGCAGCATATGCACCGGCTCAGGGTTTCTGGTCATTCACGATTTATCAACCAAACCCCGGAAATGCATACCAGCCCTTCCTGATCGAGAACGCCATCCAGAACACCGCTTACACACCCATCGATGAGACGGCCACGCTCACAGCCGACGGCAGGATCAAAACGAGTAAGCCACCGAACTGGAATGACAGCACTGCCTTAGGAACAGCATTATTAACAGGCAAAGAAAAGCCATCCATTGAGGGAATGGAAAAAGACACGATATATTACGTCTACAGCGCAGAAGAAGTTGGCAACAGCATCTTACTAAAGCTGGCCTCAGATTATCAGCCTACATATAGCAACGGAATCCCAGTTGGAGGAGAGGGATCACCCACCCAGCCGGTCTCCCTTAAGGGCTCAGCCGGCAGCACCCTGTCATTTGGTTGGATCAATCCTGTGGCCCAACTCGGTTCCAGCCAACTGCCGGGAGAGACGAATGCAACCACCACACTTGCCACCGAAAGCGACGGAAGCATCAACCTTCTTCTTTCCAATCTGGCACCAGACACCAACCGGCAGAATTGGCTCCCCACACCTCTGGTCACCAACGCAGGTTCCGGCCATCCCAGAAAAGCCCATGAATTTGAGGTCATGGCTCGCTACTATTGGCCAACCGAGGGTGATCCCTCCATTCTCGACAAAAAACATTCACCAGGATTTTATAAACCTCCAGCAATCGAAAGACTGGGCCTGAATCGCATCAAAACCTGGGATTTACTTTCTCAATCGGCGCGTCAACTCGCCTTGCAAAGTGACGCCAATTTCGACTCCATTAACCCATTAAACTCGACATCCCCCTTTAACGACGAAGTCGTGGGAGCCCTGCTGGATCTGCGCTTCCTTCCGGACTCCCTTGAGGGAAGAAAGACCACGGTGAACTACAGCTATTCCCGCAACGCCGACTACACCAATCAACTCTTCTTTTACGCCATTGATGACGTGACTGGCAGCATCAATGGTCTCCCACCCTCAGACAGCGAGTACCTCAACGAGGCCTGGTCACGCAGGCTGCAGCCAGACGCGCCGATTGTTGCCGATTTTGATTCCACCAGCAAAGGATCAATCCAACTCACAGCCGGCCAACTTTTTGCTCCGATCATCAACAACGGCAAAGGCCAGATGTTGACCGCTTTCGACAGTGCCAATGCCAGGGACTATCGCCATTTCGATCTGCTCAGCGGTAGCAGCTTCGCCTTTGAAGATCTGCTCAATGGCGGCAATGAACATGACCGGAACGACGGCATCTTCACCATCACCTCGATCGACCTCTCAGCTCCCTGA
- a CDS encoding carboxypeptidase M32 yields MGAGDTAWEQLGRHLRETNLLGSIQSTLYWDQNTRMPSGGAAWRGEQLALLARQLHARQSAASYADLIAEARQDWRVAIAAAGAAANPDLVARGRNLDLLEQDLRRQQALDPDLVSALATAKAEGYDRWQQAKASADFSLFAPALARMVALRQEQARQLAEPRSCWETLAQPFEPDLSLERLQQLFAPLRKRLPELLDQLRSGPRPTSLSWDLPAATQQQLCDQLLTDWGQDPALTCVAASPHPFSITLGPRDFRITTRVVAGQPLSCFLATAHEWGHSLYEQGLPTASHQWFAWPLGQATSMAVHESQSLFWENRVARSLPFAERWWQRFAAAGAPLGSAREFWQAMNPMAPGCNRVEADELSYGLHIMIRTDLELALLEQGLAVDDLPQEWNRRYEELLGVKPADDAEGCLQDVHWSEGLFGYFPSYLLGHLISAQLSEAMTAAIGAPEDHIARGDLGGMLAWLREHVHPIGRALNAEQLVEQVSGSPLSAEPFLAYLEAKLSRLSLALSGS; encoded by the coding sequence ATGGGCGCTGGAGACACAGCCTGGGAGCAACTGGGTCGCCATCTGAGGGAAACCAATCTGCTCGGTTCGATCCAGAGCACGCTCTACTGGGATCAGAACACACGCATGCCCAGCGGGGGAGCCGCCTGGCGTGGTGAGCAGCTGGCCCTGCTGGCGCGTCAGCTCCATGCCCGCCAGAGCGCTGCCTCCTATGCCGACCTGATCGCCGAAGCTCGGCAGGATTGGCGTGTCGCCATCGCGGCAGCGGGCGCTGCGGCCAATCCCGATCTGGTGGCCCGCGGCCGCAATCTCGATCTTCTGGAGCAGGATCTGCGCCGCCAGCAGGCCCTCGATCCCGATCTGGTCAGTGCCCTGGCCACGGCCAAGGCTGAGGGCTACGACCGCTGGCAGCAGGCCAAAGCCAGCGCCGATTTCAGCCTGTTCGCGCCGGCTCTGGCCCGAATGGTCGCCCTGCGACAGGAGCAGGCCCGCCAGCTGGCGGAACCGCGCAGTTGTTGGGAGACCCTGGCCCAGCCTTTCGAGCCCGATCTCAGCCTGGAGCGACTTCAGCAGTTGTTTGCGCCCTTGCGCAAGCGGTTGCCGGAACTGCTGGATCAGCTGCGCAGCGGTCCGAGGCCCACATCCCTCAGTTGGGATCTGCCTGCCGCGACTCAGCAGCAGCTCTGTGATCAGCTGCTCACCGACTGGGGCCAGGATCCGGCGCTCACCTGCGTGGCCGCATCCCCGCATCCGTTCTCGATCACCCTTGGCCCCAGGGATTTCCGGATCACCACCCGGGTGGTGGCCGGTCAGCCCCTCTCCTGTTTCCTGGCCACGGCCCATGAATGGGGGCATTCGCTTTATGAGCAGGGGTTGCCCACCGCGAGCCATCAGTGGTTTGCCTGGCCCCTGGGGCAGGCCACGTCGATGGCCGTGCACGAGAGCCAGTCGCTGTTCTGGGAAAACCGGGTGGCCCGCAGCCTCCCCTTCGCCGAACGCTGGTGGCAGCGATTTGCGGCGGCGGGTGCCCCGCTGGGTTCAGCGCGGGAGTTTTGGCAGGCGATGAATCCGATGGCGCCGGGCTGCAATCGCGTCGAGGCGGATGAACTCAGCTACGGGCTACACATCATGATCCGCACGGATCTGGAGCTGGCCCTGCTGGAGCAGGGGCTGGCAGTGGACGATCTGCCGCAGGAATGGAACCGTCGCTACGAAGAGCTGCTTGGGGTCAAGCCCGCTGATGACGCCGAGGGGTGTTTGCAGGATGTGCACTGGAGCGAGGGCTTGTTCGGTTACTTCCCCTCCTATCTGCTCGGCCATCTCATCAGTGCCCAGTTGAGTGAAGCGATGACCGCGGCGATCGGCGCCCCGGAAGACCACATCGCCCGTGGTGATCTCGGCGGCATGCTCGCCTGGTTGCGCGAGCACGTGCATCCGATCGGCCGTGCCCTCAATGCGGAGCAGCTGGTGGAGCAGGTGAGTGGAAGCCCCCTGTCGGCCGAGCCGTTTCTGGCCTACCTCGAGGCAAAGCTCAGCCGTTTGTCGCTGGCGCTGTCAGGGAGCTGA
- a CDS encoding histone deacetylase, translated as MPLPIVYHPRYSTPLPSSHRFPMAKFRLLHDLLLERGWIRPDAVKRPVSIARRDLERIHDRSYHQAFSRGQLGRAEQRRIGLPNSHALVQRTWLAVGGTLLTARLALRHGIASHLAGGTHHAHPGYGSGFCIFNDCAVTAAVLLAEGAVKRLMVVDLDVHQGDGTAACFATDPRVFTLSVHAQSNFPLRKGRSDLDLPLADGTDDATYLSTIGDRLPDRLDTVRPDLVLYNAGVDPHRNDRLGRLALSDEGLLHRDRLVLDACLRRNIPVATVIGGGYDALEPLVQRHALIIRAALEQARLHGL; from the coding sequence GTGCCCCTGCCGATCGTCTACCACCCGCGCTACTCGACTCCACTGCCCAGCAGCCATCGCTTCCCGATGGCGAAATTCCGCCTCCTGCATGACCTGCTGCTGGAACGCGGCTGGATCAGGCCCGATGCGGTGAAACGGCCCGTGAGCATCGCCCGCCGCGACCTCGAACGCATTCACGATCGCTCTTATCACCAGGCCTTCAGCCGAGGACAGCTCGGCCGGGCTGAACAACGCCGGATCGGGCTTCCGAACAGCCATGCCCTAGTGCAACGCACCTGGTTGGCGGTGGGCGGCACCCTGCTGACGGCGCGGCTGGCCTTGCGTCATGGCATCGCCTCCCACCTGGCCGGTGGCACCCATCACGCCCATCCCGGCTATGGCAGCGGCTTCTGCATTTTCAACGACTGCGCTGTGACCGCCGCCGTGCTGCTGGCCGAGGGGGCCGTGAAGCGACTGATGGTGGTGGATCTGGATGTGCACCAGGGCGACGGCACCGCGGCCTGTTTCGCGACGGATCCCAGGGTGTTCACCCTCTCGGTGCACGCCCAGAGCAACTTTCCGCTCCGCAAGGGCCGCAGTGACCTGGATCTGCCCCTGGCCGACGGCACGGACGATGCGACCTACCTCAGCACGATCGGCGATCGCCTTCCCGATCGGCTCGACACCGTCCGCCCCGATCTGGTGCTGTACAACGCCGGTGTGGATCCCCACAGAAACGACCGACTCGGGCGCCTGGCTCTCAGCGATGAAGGACTGCTGCATCGCGATCGGCTCGTCCTCGATGCCTGCCTGCGCCGCAACATTCCAGTGGCAACGGTGATCGGCGGTGGATATGACGCACTCGAGCCCTTGGTGCAACGGCACGCCCTGATCATTCGCGCCGCGCT